One region of Anser cygnoides isolate HZ-2024a breed goose chromosome 22, Taihu_goose_T2T_genome, whole genome shotgun sequence genomic DNA includes:
- the LOC136786813 gene encoding feather keratin Cos2-3-like, which produces MVLRQLFGLRATGLSHWFRLLFEGPCQDKAMKTMSLLAEPPHPPSAVVLAPLFWVTGLLLTYPRALLPLCPLSQVHLQPQDMSCYNQCLPCQPCGPTPLASSCNEPCVRQCQNSTVVIEPSPVVVTLPGPILSSFPQNTVVGSSTSAAVGSILSCDGVPITSGCCDLSGISSRYCGRRCLPC; this is translated from the coding sequence ATGGTGCTGAGGCAGCTTTTTGGATTACGTGCTACGGGATTGTCTCATTGGTTCAGGCTGCTCTTTGAAGGGCCCTGTCAGGACAAAGCGATGAAGACCATGAGCCTCCTGGCAGAGCCTCCACATCCACCCTCAGCAGTTGTCTTGGCTCCTTTGTTTTGGGTAACAGGGCTGCTCCTCACCTACCCACGCGCTCTGCTTCCTCtctgccctctctcccaggtgcaTCTCCAGCCCCaagacatgtcctgctacaaCCAGTGCCTGCCGTGCCAGCCCTGCGGCCCGACCCcgctggccagcagctgcaacgagccctgcgTCAGGCAGTGCCAGAACTCCACCGTCGTCATTGAGCCCTCTCCtgtggtggtgaccctgcccggacccatcctcagctccttcccgcagaacACCGTTGTGGGatcctccacctctgctgccgttggcagcatcctcagctgtgACGGAGTCCCCATCACCTCTGGCTGCTGTGACCTCTCGGGCATTTCCAGCCGCTACTGTGGCAGAAGGTGCCTGCCCTGCTAA
- the LOC136786815 gene encoding feather keratin Cos2-3-like, with protein sequence MPLNMGQLRPTIKASPGLCSLIHFSGLLLLGNKVHLLPPDMSCYDQCRPCQPCGPTPLASSCNEPCVRQCQNSTIVIEPSPVVVTLPGPILSSFPQNTVVGSSTSAAVGSILSCDGVPINSGCCDLSCIASRYCGSRCRPC encoded by the exons ATGCCTCTGAACATGGGGCAGCTAAGGCCCACTATAAAAGCCAGCCCAGGTCTGTGCTCTCTCATCCACTTCTCTGGCCTTCTTCTCCTTGGGAACAAG gtgcacctcctgcccccagacatgtcctgctacgacCAGTGCCGGCCGTGCCAGCCCTGCGGCCCGACCCcgctggccagcagctgcaacgagccctgcgTCAGGCAGTGCCAGAACTCCACCATCGTCATTGAGCCCTCTCCtgtggtggtgaccctgcccggccccatcctcagctccttcccacaGAACACCGTTGTGGGatcctccacctctgctgccgttggcagcatcctcagctgtgACGGAGTCCCCATCAACTCTGGCTGCTGTGACCTCTCCTGTATTGCCAGCCGCTACTGTGGCAGCAGGTGCCGCCCCTGCTAA
- the LOC136786737 gene encoding LOW QUALITY PROTEIN: uncharacterized protein (The sequence of the model RefSeq protein was modified relative to this genomic sequence to represent the inferred CDS: deleted 1 base in 1 codon): protein MRQGRAAGLAGLAAVLLGARGCRRRGRDGGCGGPGLPSLLARRLLTDLAPLCPPSAAVPSASSELSRPFPPTLPCSLPSSSPFGTPPLVPACFPSPPGSARTLLPNSPAPTWSPNNHSRRNAFVCFLLRKCPHQLSTAFFSPLPLRDTFSAKKSHFLSFLLLFFLAVATGRAQVQQEPWAETRDGTGINITCSHPNIQTGEYIQWYRQLPGRGPAFLVSSRKDSRPVSDPEGWLWVAADRRSSALWLAQPRLRDAAVYYCALRARGEEPGLRPGRNRGGRGRACVAGARQGHSPQGALPLRPPGPPRPAAPGVPPPARPLQGTPVLLKGSGAWVQMNGDGTSLAEMCPGKRH, encoded by the exons atgcggcagggccgggccgcaGGGCTGGCGGGGCTGGCCGCGGTGCTCCTGGGTgcgcggggctgccggcggcggggccgggacgggggctgcggggggccggggctgccctcgCTGCTGGCCCGCCGGCTTCTCACGGACCTCGCTCCCCTCTGTCCTCCCTCTGCAGCCGTCCCGTCTGCCTCCAGCGAGCTCAGCCGGCCGTTCCCTCCCACCTTGCCttgctccctgccttcctcctctcctttcggCACACCCCCACTCGTTCCTGcctgcttcccttctcctcctggctCGGCTCGGACCCTCCTTCCAAACAGCCCTGCTCCGACCTGGTCCCCAAATAACCATTCCCGGAGAAATGCCtttgtgtgctttcttctgagaaaatgcCCCCATCAGCTGTCAACcgctttcttctctcctctccccttgcGTGATACtttcagtgcaaaaaaaagccattttctgagttttctcctccttttcttcctggcAGTGGCTACAGGCagagcccaggtgcagcaggagccgTGGGCAGAGACCAGGGATGGCACCGGCATCAACATCACCTGCTCACACCCCAACATCCAAACCGGCGAGTACATCCAGTGGTACCGTCAGCTCCCGGGCCGAGGACCCGCATTCCTCGTGAGCAGTCGCAAAGACTCCAGACCAGTGTCAGACCCGGAGGGGTGGCTGTGGGTGGCAGCAGACCGCCGGTCCAGCGCCCTGTGGCTCGCCCAGCCCCGGCTTCGGGACGCGGCGGTGTATTACTGCGCCCTGAGAGCC CGGGgagaggagccggggctgcggccgggcagGAACCgtggcgggcggggccgggcgtgTGTGGCGGGGGCGAGGCAggggcacagcccccagggggCGCTGCCGCTCCGCCCGCCGGGACCAcctcgccccgcagccccgggggttCCCCCGCCAGCCCGGCCCCTCCAAGGCACTCCAGTTCTGCTGAAAGGGTCTGGAGCCTGGGTGCAGATGAACGGAGATGGCACCAGCCTGGCAGAGATGTGTCCAGGGAAGAGGCACTGA
- the LOC136786811 gene encoding feather keratin Cos2-3-like: MPLDMGQLRRTIKASPGLCSLIHFSGLLLLGNKVHLLTPDMSCYDQCRPCQPCGPTPLASSCNEPCVRQCQNSTIVIEPSPVVVTLPGPILSSFPQNTVVGSSTSAAVGSILSCDGVPINSGCCDLSCITSRYCGSRCRPC, from the exons ATGCCTCTGGACATGGGGCAGCTAAGGCGCACTATAAAAGCCAGCCCAGGTCTGTGCTCTCTCATACACTTCTCTGGCCTTCTTCTCCTTGGGAACAAG gtgcaCCTCCTGACcccagacatgtcctgctacgacCAGTGCCGGCCGTGCCAGCCCTGCGGCCCGACCCcgctggccagcagctgcaacgagccctgcgTCAGGCAGTGCCAGAACTCCACCATCGTCATTGAGCCCTCTCCcgtggtggtgaccctgcccggccccatcctcagctccttcccgcagaacACCGTTGTGGGATCCTCTACCTCTGCTGCCgttggcagcatcctcagctgtgACGGAGTCCCCATCAACTCTGGCTGCTGTGACCTCTCCTGTATTACCAGCCGCTACTGTGGCAGCAGGTGCCGCCCCTGCTAA
- the LOC136786820 gene encoding feather keratin Cos2-3-like gives MSCYNQCLPCRPCGPTPLASSCNEPCVRQCQKSTVVIEPSPVVVTLPGPILSSFPQNTVVGSSTSAAVGSILSCDGVPITSGCCDLSGISSRYCGRRCLPC, from the coding sequence atgtcctgctacaaCCAGTGCCTGCCATGCCGGCCCTGTGGCCCGACCCCactggccagcagctgcaatGAGCCCTGCGTCAGGCAGTGCCAGAAGTCCACCGTCGTCATTGAGCCCTCTCCtgtggtggtgaccctgcccggacccatcctcagctccttcccgcagaacACCGTTGTGGGatcctccacctctgctgccgttggcagcatcctcagctgtgACGGAGTCCCCATCACCTCTGGCTGCTGTGACCTCTCGGGCATTTCCAGCCGCTACTGTGGCAGAAGGTGCCTGCCCTGCTAA